One genomic region from Osmerus eperlanus chromosome 6, fOsmEpe2.1, whole genome shotgun sequence encodes:
- the LOC134022782 gene encoding protein SPMIP7, giving the protein MCRLVYGSLQVTEKDPKRHPRGHQLLLYNVVIGWTSHAKVRPAPHKVPCPLKFFSFSPGPETTSDVSSSGPTQWIDKAALRFIYTSSAQRSFEDVRWDIKLPQRLKPPATTLEKMADPVNQHFTLKRYNSKPELWQSVEAQWKRHQLRVKNEVRKPISFNSPCPKSGQIPLYSGVVAFKNIDDIDDVDQDFYPLTMQRTTLPPYTPTTHRPTIPGYTGKANYDVGLNSGFSLPVLPSYAHNSWTTRDPWVPAYGRTAPLSKMVTTVHPHNPFRHPKRPVFLI; this is encoded by the exons TATAATGTCGTCATAGGATGGACTAGCCACGCAAAAGTGAGGCCAGCACCACACAAAGTTCCATGTCCTCTGAAGTTCTTCAGTTTTTCCCCTGGACCAGAGACTACATCG GATGTCAGTTCGTCAGGTCCGACTCAGTGGATCGACAAGGCAGCTCTCCGCTTCATTTACACCTCTTCAGCCCAGAG AAGTTTTGAAGATGTTCGTTGGGACATCAAGTTACCTCAGCGTCTGAAGCCCCCAGCTACCACACTTGAGAAAATGGCAGATCCTGTGAATCAACATTTCACTCTTAAACGTTACAACAGCAAACCAGAACTTTGGCAG AGTGTTGAAGCCCAATGGAAGAGACACCAGCTTCGAGTTAAAAATGAAGTCAGGAAACCCATATCGTT CAACAGTCCATGTCCAAAATCTGGCCAAATTCCACTATACAG TGGTGTTGTCGCCTTTAAGAACATTGATGATATAGATGACGTGGACCAAGATTTTTATCCCCTGACTATGCAGAGGACCACCTTACCTCCGTACACCCCAACCACACA TCGTCCTACTATCCCTGGTTACACTGGCAAGGCCAACTATGACGTTGGTCTAAACTCTGGCTTTAGTCTCCCAGTTCTACCCAGCTATGCACACAACTCCTG GACCACTCGGGATCCATGGGTTCCTGCTTATGGTCGAACTGCACCTCTTTCCAAAATGGTAACCACTGTGCACCCTCATAACCCATTCCGGCATCCGAAGCGACCAGTGTTTCTCATTTAA